The genomic DNA GTTTGTCTTTCGAATCAGTCTCGAAGCGCAATTCCCCGACGACTATGAAGGCCCTCACGATGAACATGCGTGGCTTCGTGAGTGGGAACTCCAGATCAAACCAGTACTCATCAAGAACCTGTTCGAGACGCTGCGAGAATATCCCGCGTGGAAGGCGCATGTCCGCAATCGCGGGAAATCGCCGACGGAAGAAATTGAAGTCGCGATGACCCGGGATTTTTCAACGGCACCCTAACCGGACGAACAGCCATGCGTCAGGCGACCGGCCGCGGCCTCTACATTCACGTGCCCTTCTGTCACCAGCGCTGCCATTTCTGCGCCTTCTATCTCGAAATTCATCACGCGCGTGCCGCGGAGGAATTTCTGGGGTCCCTGACGACCGAACTGCGCCTCTATGGTGAGCAGCGGCTCTTTGGATCGGAACCGTTGCAATCGGTCTACTTCGGTGGCGGGACGCCCACGACCCTGTCCGCTCCGCAACTCGCCACCGTCCTGTCGGCGGCGAGGGAGACGTTCGGACTCCAGTATGAGGCTGAAATCACCGTCGAGGCCCACCCGGGATCAGTCACGCGGGACAGCTTGTCTCACCTCCGCAGAGCCGGATTCACGCGGGTGAGCTTCGGCGCCGAATCCATGAATCAACTCGAATTGGATCGAGTCGGACGCCCCGGCAGTCCTATGAGCACCGTGCAGATGGTGACCGCTGCGCGGAAAGCCGGCTTCACCGATCTGAACCTCGACCTCATGTACGGCCTACCCGGACAAACCATCGAGAGTTGGGCGGCCTCGCTGCGCCAGATCGTCGATCTCGCCCCGACGCACCTCTCCTGTTATGCCCTGACGGTCGAAGAAGGCACCGCCTTGCAGGCGGCGATCCGACGTGGGACGGTTCCCGCCCCTGACGAGACGCTACAAAATGAGATGGAAGATCTGGCGGAGGACGTTCTGAGCAGAGCAGGTTTCACGCGCTACGAAATCTCCAACTACTGCCGTCCCGGATTTGCCAGCCGACACAATCAGTTGCACTGGACCGGCGGAGACTATCTCGGCCTGGGGCCCAGCGCGCAATCCTATGTCGCGGGCCGGCGGTTTGGAAATGTGAGCGATCTGAGCATGTACAATGCCTCTCTCCGAACCGGCGCCCTCCCCGTGACAGCATCCGAGCAACTCACGACAGCCGACGACGCCTGCGAACGACTGGTGTTCGGACTCCGGCTGACCGAGGGCATCACGCTCGGGGAAACGGGAGCCCTGGCATTCTCAGGTTTGACCGGCAAAGTAAACGAATTGATCGGCGACGACATCCTCGAACGCAGGGGTGAGCGGGTACGACTCACCGCCCGAGGCCGGCGCTATGCGGATACTGTCGCAGTAGCCCTGCTGGCAAGCCTGGAGCCCTAACTATCCTCCTCCCATTGACTTCGGGACCCGACAGAGGGGAGACTGACGAACTGAAAGGAGGCCTCCGTCATGCCAGTGAACATGGACCCCACCAAGCGGCGCCGACGTCAGTCCGCCGAACAGGCTGCGGCCGCGGCCGACCAGGACAGCAGCCAGATCAAGCGATTCGGAGAAGATACCGAAGCCGATCGGGAAAAGGCCATTGCAGAAGCGGAACTGAAAAACCTCTGGGACGCGACCGAAGTCATTGATATGGATACCTGGTGATTGAGCGCCGTAACCAGCAGAGATCGATACAACCAGTCCCGCGCACCACTCGAGCACACACCGATCCGATCTCACCTTCGATCGACAGCCATACGATCCATGAACGCCTTGTCCCCCCGCAACGCTCTCTTTCACCCGTTCCACCTCTGTGCCCCGCACACCCTTGAGGCTCTGCTCGCACGGTACGATGCCGTCCATTTCCGCGACTACATGGCGCTCCGTCTCACTCCGCTGATGGGCACCACGGCCTATCAGGACCGCATGGGGGACGATCATCCGATGCTCGTCACGAGCGGCCGGCTGGTGCAAGGCTATCCGGTCAGCGGCCCGCTGGACGACACCGCCGTGACGGCCATTGATCGTGACCTGAGCGATTCCCGTTGGCGCACCCTGTTCCATGACGGGCTCAGAAACGACCGGCGTTTTCAGCGCGGGCTCTTCGACCTGACGCATGCAATGAGGATCGGATCGTCGCTGGTGCCCGGCCCGGCCGCGTTGCTCCGACTGCTTGAGCCGAACCGTGCAGCCGCGCTCTACAACGTCGCCCTCGTGCAACGCCTCGCAAAACCGACCCTGACGCTGGACGAGGCCTATCAATTTGAATATGGTCTGGCCTTGTTGAAGACCGCCGCCGCGCAGGTCTATACCATTCGCCTGTCCCGAGCGCACAACCTGGTGCCGGTCACCGACTCCCACACCCACCATGTCCTGCTGAGCCGGACCCTGGCCCGTGAGGGGATCGACCTCGCCCACGAATCTATCGGCGCGTCCGTGGGAGCACCATTGTCGCAGCACACATCAGGGCTGCATGAATAAACCAGAGTTGGGATACTCAAGGAGCTTGATGCCACTGATCTACCGCTGTCATGAGTTCCGGTTGCATTCAGCCCTATCTCACCTGCTACACTCCGCGCCTGGCGAGACGACCGCATGAGCACACTGACCCCTGCCATGACCCCTGAGGCCCTCGACACGACCGACGTGGGCACCGGCGACGACCTGGAAGCACGGGTCATCGTGTTCAACTGCGACTGCCACACCTATCAGCAGGTCATCGCGCTCTTCTGCAAATGCATTCCTGGAATGAACTCTTCCCGGGCCTTCGAATTGGCGTGGCGCATCGACCACGAGGGCCAGGCGACGGTCTATTCGGGAGAGCGAAAAGCGGCGGAGGAGATCGGGAAGAAACTGGCGGCCGGAGGGTTACGGGTCGGAGTGCAGTAGAGAAGGGAACGGGGCTGGTCTGCGCCGAGGATCTCGACGCAGACCGACTTTACTTGGCTGGTTTCTTTGCCCCTGTTGCCTTGGTGGTTTTGGGCTTGCCGGCTGCTACAGGCTGGGATGTGGAGGGCTTCGGATTGCTCTTGGCGCTGCCATGCGCACCCTTGGCCATCTTCGCCGGTTTGCTGCTCGCCTGACTGGCCTTTTGTTCCTGCGCAGCCGCCGCTTTATAGTAGGATTTATTAAGTTTGCTGAGCATGTCGCCGTTCAGAACACGCACCTGGTACAACTCGAACAGCTTGCTGATGGCCTTGGGGTCGCCCTTGCGCGCCAGTCCCAGAAGCCGCCGCCGTTGATTCATTTCTTCTTCTTCAGTATGAGACGCTGCTCGCCGCTCCATAGCGCTCCTTTCAAAGGATGCCCGAAACTCACTGCCCAAATATGCCAAATTGCCGGATGAAATGCCCCGCAGTATAACAGATTCGGCCTAGCCAGTACTACACAAACATCGGTCATCCGGGAGAAAATATCGCGCCCTGGCCTGTTCGATCCGATCCGGTCCACCGATCAGGCCTCGGGTTGTAGAGGGGGGATTGAGGTCTCTATAATCAGCTTTTAGCCTTCACCACGACACAAAGGAGCACCTGATGGAACATGCTGCAGCGATCGATACACAAACCACCGTTGCCGACAACCCCCAAGCCCGCGCCCTGCTCCAACGGGCCTTCGAGAGCACGGCCAGATGGCAACCTGATTTTCGAGGATTTTCGGCCGACCTGACGGTGAATACCAACGGCCAGCAGGTGCGCGGAACCGTGGTGGTCAAGGGACCGCGTGAGGTTACGGTGCAGTTGCCGGACGAAACCATTCAGAAGTGGGCCCAGGAACAGATCGGCATGATCGCCGTGCACCGCGCGCCCCGCAAGTTCGAGGAATCGGACGGCAAACACCGCCTCACCATGGAAGCCGGCGAAGACCACCCGCTCGGCCGTCGGTTAGACATCCACGGCGACGGCATGCAGTCTTTCTACCGAATCAAAGATAACCGCATCACGCAGATCAATCGGAAGATGCCCCATGTGGCGTTCACTATCAACGTGGAAGAAAGCAGCACCACGCAGGACCAGAAACAGCTGACCACCAAGTACACGGTGTATTATTTCGCGCCGCAGGACGCCAAGCTGCGCAACGTCGAGAGCTTTACCGACACCCATATGCGGGTCGGCAACTCCGATCTGCCGTCCACACGCCGGATCATTTCGTACGAAAACGGCGCGGTCCTGGTTCGAACCCT from Nitrospira sp. ND1 includes the following:
- the hemW gene encoding radical SAM family heme chaperone HemW — encoded protein: MRQATGRGLYIHVPFCHQRCHFCAFYLEIHHARAAEEFLGSLTTELRLYGEQRLFGSEPLQSVYFGGGTPTTLSAPQLATVLSAARETFGLQYEAEITVEAHPGSVTRDSLSHLRRAGFTRVSFGAESMNQLELDRVGRPGSPMSTVQMVTAARKAGFTDLNLDLMYGLPGQTIESWAASLRQIVDLAPTHLSCYALTVEEGTALQAAIRRGTVPAPDETLQNEMEDLAEDVLSRAGFTRYEISNYCRPGFASRHNQLHWTGGDYLGLGPSAQSYVAGRRFGNVSDLSMYNASLRTGALPVTASEQLTTADDACERLVFGLRLTEGITLGETGALAFSGLTGKVNELIGDDILERRGERVRLTARGRRYADTVAVALLASLEP
- a CDS encoding ATP-dependent Clp protease adaptor ClpS encodes the protein MSTLTPAMTPEALDTTDVGTGDDLEARVIVFNCDCHTYQQVIALFCKCIPGMNSSRAFELAWRIDHEGQATVYSGERKAAEEIGKKLAAGGLRVGVQ
- a CDS encoding DUF3386 domain-containing protein produces the protein MEHAAAIDTQTTVADNPQARALLQRAFESTARWQPDFRGFSADLTVNTNGQQVRGTVVVKGPREVTVQLPDETIQKWAQEQIGMIAVHRAPRKFEESDGKHRLTMEAGEDHPLGRRLDIHGDGMQSFYRIKDNRITQINRKMPHVAFTINVEESSTTQDQKQLTTKYTVYYFAPQDAKLRNVESFTDTHMRVGNSDLPSTRRIISYENGAVLVRTLTFTNHKLLA